Sequence from the Helianthus annuus cultivar XRQ/B chromosome 13, HanXRQr2.0-SUNRISE, whole genome shotgun sequence genome:
ATGTGTACCCGTGTTGGATTTGGTCACCTCTTCTTCTTGTTCCAATATGCTTATAATAGCAACATGCTGCACTCACTCACATGGCAACTCTTCTTCATCAAAAGTTTTAATAGTTCCAGAATTAGAaaccacacccccccccccccccccagaacTGATCGAAGATGGAGGAGAATCATGGAGAAGAAGATGTGGATATACTGATTGTGGGTGCTGGATTAGCAGGTCTTACTACCGCCTTATCCCTTCACAGGTATATAACTtaatcatgtatgtatgtatgtatgtatcccCTCCCTTCCCTTGCTTTATTAAAATATGTATGTTTTCTACTACCATTTTAAGGTTGGGTTTGAGGAGCTTGGTATTGGAGTCTTCAGAGAGTTTGAGAATTACTGGATTTGCCCTTACGCTTTGGACCAATGCTTGGAGGGCGCTTGATGCTGTAGGAATTGGGAATACCCTGAGACAGACATCCACCCAAATGAAAGGGTAATAAAATTCTCATTTAATATaaacaaaaacaatttaaaaTTAGAATCTGAAATTAGTTATGTCATATATTGTAGATTCAAGATCGCCTCTCCTGATACTGGTCTCTTTACTTCTGAGCAAGCACTTGATAAAGATGGAAAGTTGTGAGTCACACTTAATTTCCTTTATACTTCTAAACCCACATTTAatgttccaaaaaaaaaaaaacattttttgtgaGTGGGGATCTGGGTAGGGGttgcataaagataattataacAGCTAGATAATGATACTTATTATCCTTTAATACCGGAGATAGTTTACTAATTAACTACATTTTGATTCTAGTGAGGGTTACGAAAGCCGATGCGTTAGAAGAAAGGATTTACTAGAGACAATAGTGAAGGAGCTGCCACCGGGTACCATTAGGTATTCTTCAAAGGTTGCAGCCATCGATGAACTCGGCCGCTTTAAGTTGGTTCACCTAGCTGATGGGTCcattcttaaaaccaaggtatgtAGTTGGTTCAAAGATGGTTCCGGTTTGTGTGGTACATATTCTATAATACGAGTTATAAATATCAATGTAGGTGTTGATAGGGTGTGACGGAGTTAACTCAGTGGTGGCAAAATGGTTGGGTCTTGAGACACCTGTAAGCGTTGGGAGATCAGCTATTCGGGGTTTGGTGGAGTTCCCAGATGGCTCCAGTTTTGATCCAATGTTCCATGTGAACTTTGGAGGCGGTGTTCGGTTTGGTTTTCTTCCAGTTGACGACAAGACGGTGTACTGGTTTTGCACCTTCACCCCGTCTCAAGTTCCAACTTGTAAGCCACTAAAATATGTCATCTTTGAATACGAAAAATATGGTATAGGGCTAAAATATTTTATATAGCCCTATACCATGTTAAAATGAAATTTCTATTTAGCTCAATAGGTTAAATCGTATGTTTGACCTACCACAATTTAGCCCAATACCATGATTTATATAGCCCAATACCATGCTTTATATAGCCCAATACCGCATTCCCAGTTAACAAATTTGGATGTTTTTGTGTTGGTGATAAGACCCAATTGATTGATAAATAATCCGTCGAGTGGATTAACCTCAAAAGAAAATAGCAGAAAGCAAGATTTGAGAAAACTCTCATTTAATATTTTTCACCATTTAAAAAAAGTATGAAAATTTTGTTTTTACAaactaatggcaggtagacgagcaacaagctgcgccgctacccctttctgaatagcaaaccctaccctgctaaacacaaaattctgccccttaacatgtgcggtgttactgcttaccacctgtTGAACCCGCTTAAGAAACCGCAccgcgtcaggggcgagagcgccaaaTGTATCGAAAGCGAACGGGACGAACACGTGCTAATTTTTACCACTATTCACTACTTCACATAAAAAATAGATAAAGACTAAAAAATAGGAAAGCTGGTAGCCAACGTGGGTTTGTGAACAAGTTCGTGAAGGCACTTCGGCACATATCAGTTGGTTGAATAGATCATGTTTTAAGTATGGTCTTGTTGATACTCAAAAGTCAAAACTTAAACAAAAACTGAAACTGAATTGCTTTTTCTTGTTGCtgagttcggttttcagtcaaaACTGAACCAACTAACTACCTGACTTCCGTTCGGTTTTTGGTTTCGACCGAGTAAACCAAAAACCGTAGCGATAGACACCCTTACATAACCAAACGGCTTGAGAAACtgatggtttggttatatttgttttgattattatttttatagATGAAGAAGACTGGCAAGTAAACCCAATAAAAATGAAGCAATTTGTATTGAGTCGTATCAACAAGATGCCTCAAGAAGCACAAGATGTGGTGGAAAAAACTACACTAAGTAGCATATCCTATGCACAACTAAAGTTTAGATTGCCATGGAATGTCTTACTTGGCAATATAGTGAAAGATAACGTTTGTGTAGCTGGGGACGCGCTTCATCCCATGACTCCAGACATTGGTCAAGGTGGGTGTTCATCGTTAGAAGACTCAGTGGTGCTTGGTAGGTGCCTCGGGGAAGCATTATTGAAGAAACcgaaggaagaagatgatgaatttgAGAGGATTAAAAAGGGTTTGGAGAAATATGGAAAAGAAAGGAGATGGAGAAGTTTTAGTCTTATTAGTGTTGCATATTGTGTAGGGTTTATGCAAGAGAGCAAGGGGAAATTCATGAGTTTCTTGAGGAAAGTCTGGTTTTCGAGCTACACTCCTAGGGCTTTCCTTAAGATGGCTAATTTTGATTGTGGTAATCTCGTTTGTTGAATCGCAAAGTGCAAcatgttttgtttatttttatatgtATCAAACTGGGCATCTTCTCTAAGAGGGCGAGGTTTCGAGCCCCGAGATTAAGAATGGTGTATGATTATAAATGTATTATGCTGTATTTAAGAAGATGATTGTAATATCACCAAGTTTTTGTTTTCGTAttctattatataaaaatagTTGATATACATAATCTAAATGTTGGGGATGAAAAACAGTTGATTATTTGAGTAAACTGCTattttggtccctgaagtttgtcatttttactattttaatctaaaactcaaaccttttgcatctgggttcATGTGGTTTCggttttattgtcattttagtccagaAGTGACATAAGGtcatatttatcttataaaattaGGGAtgacaatgggtcgggtttgggacgagTTTAGGTAttcccaaacccgattagataAACCTATCACAAATCCATCGGTTTCTATCGGGTAAATACTCGTCAGGTATCGGGTATATCcacgggtttcgggtaaacccctTAATCTGAAAAAATTACCCGTTGGGTATACACGACCCAAACCCGGCGGGTCcctatcgggtaactactaaaGCAATATCATtatgaaaaatgaaaatatatcaaataatgtcaaattatataaaataaagtaCCTCAatgtaaacaaaaaaaaaattcaaattcatAGATGACAAAAATAGTGCAAAGTCGATGTTTCACGATTGTTAGTACAAGAGGATAATGTTGATGCTTCCAAAAAGTTGCACCAAAAGATTACAAAAAAGAAAGTGTAT
This genomic interval carries:
- the LOC110897311 gene encoding monooxygenase 2, translated to MEENHGEEDVDILIVGAGLAGLTTALSLHRLGLRSLVLESSESLRITGFALTLWTNAWRALDAVGIGNTLRQTSTQMKGFKIASPDTGLFTSEQALDKDGKFEGYESRCVRRKDLLETIVKELPPGTIRYSSKVAAIDELGRFKLVHLADGSILKTKVLIGCDGVNSVVAKWLGLETPVSVGRSAIRGLVEFPDGSSFDPMFHVNFGGGVRFGFLPVDDKTVYWFCTFTPSQVPTYEEDWQVNPIKMKQFVLSRINKMPQEAQDVVEKTTLSSISYAQLKFRLPWNVLLGNIVKDNVCVAGDALHPMTPDIGQGGCSSLEDSVVLGRCLGEALLKKPKEEDDEFERIKKGLEKYGKERRWRSFSLISVAYCVGFMQESKGKFMSFLRKVWFSSYTPRAFLKMANFDCGNLVC